A genomic segment from Desulfurispirillum indicum S5 encodes:
- the pgsA gene encoding CDP-diacylglycerol--glycerol-3-phosphate 3-phosphatidyltransferase, whose amino-acid sequence MKINTPNQLTILRVALIPLLVFTLAYKNFTMDLISVAVFSIAAITDYYDGYLARKYNLVTDFGKIMDPVADKLLVAAALICLVERGDLAAYAVILILAREFAVTALRAVASSHGYVMPADNFGKWKTGLQITAIIMLILSWKIWFLDIYAIGLLILWISIIISLYSGWRYFADYWSYRKQQGMGEFS is encoded by the coding sequence ATGAAAATCAATACTCCCAATCAGCTCACCATATTGCGCGTTGCTCTTATCCCCCTCCTGGTATTCACCTTGGCCTACAAGAACTTCACTATGGATCTGATTTCCGTGGCCGTCTTCTCCATCGCTGCCATTACCGACTATTACGATGGCTACCTGGCGCGCAAATACAACCTGGTGACTGATTTCGGCAAAATCATGGATCCTGTGGCGGATAAGCTTCTGGTCGCGGCGGCACTTATCTGTCTGGTTGAGCGGGGTGACCTGGCGGCCTACGCGGTCATTCTCATTCTGGCCCGTGAGTTCGCTGTCACGGCCCTGCGTGCCGTGGCTTCTTCCCATGGCTACGTAATGCCTGCCGACAACTTCGGCAAATGGAAAACCGGACTGCAGATTACTGCCATTATCATGCTGATTCTCAGCTGGAAAATCTGGTTCCTGGATATCTATGCCATCGGCCTGCTGATTCTCTGGATATCCATCATCATCTCCCTCTACAGCGGATGGCGCTACTTCGCCGACTACTGGTCCTACCGCAAGCAACAGGGGATGGGCGAATTCAGCTAG
- the ccsA gene encoding cytochrome c biogenesis protein CcsA — MMSFKSFTDHLFSMKAMLVVLFIMAVACAAATFIENDYGPETARAVVYNTRWFEALYAYLVVNFIANIFTYRMWRPAKIFSFMLHLSLILILIGAMVTRYFGYEGMMHIREGETVSHILSTDTYVQLRVGDKEIDWPVLISQMGSNSFTYTENIDGKEFAVSYINHSGGRQKQLSVRVSYNGEERTFNLVGGQGLEGIPQRITIGGLNAVLAYGAKPLPLPFGLELERFALDRYPGSNSPASYSSYVIIHDEELGAPKPFHIYMNHILVHQGFRFYQSSYDTDELGTYLSVSKDPGKLPTYIGYFFLTVGLAVSLFMPQGRCRILLRQLSTAKATQTAKAAAVALLAGAMLVLNPLSVQAFPEYANQEDAEAQIQEAQPAAEQQQPPQQRMQRQRPVMPVPDQFDLRHSQEFGKLLVLDAAIGRIKPMDTFTSELLYKIARTVTLEGFTPNQVIMGMMVDPFAWQYMEMIRVEHPQLRRILGITDDNQRRTSFASFFDERDQYVLLPYVEAAYQKDPSLRNTFDRGVITVDERVSIAYMIYTGMLWKFFPRQEGTTNTWYTITEAMERFPEDQRREVMRLYGNYFTAVEQAIQSGNWSNADRFVQEIRQYQRDHDPTEAIPSEAEVKAELFLNKYSIFKNLMPYFLFVGLAFLAGALARMFIPVNKGKGKKNLLDKYYPMFHNLMFALVALGFVAFTIGLGVRWYVSGHAPMSNAYESMIYIAWSTVLAGLAFHRKQYAAAPAAAVMCAIALMVAHLSNMNPQITNLVPVLKSYWLVYHVAVITASYGFFALSLLLGMLVLVMYAVRSEKRPHLDTSIRDMMIINRISMIVGLGLFTIGNFLGAVWANESWGRYWGWDPKETWSLIIILIYALVIHMDMIPKLKNKYYWIAIGSVLSFSTVLMTYFGVNFYLSGLHSYAGGDPMPIPSWVWYSLVVITALFVVSYPKRDGKMPLARES; from the coding sequence ATGATGTCTTTCAAGTCGTTTACGGATCATCTGTTTTCTATGAAGGCCATGCTGGTTGTACTGTTTATTATGGCAGTCGCCTGCGCCGCCGCAACGTTTATCGAGAATGACTACGGCCCCGAAACAGCCCGCGCGGTGGTCTATAACACCCGTTGGTTCGAGGCTCTCTACGCCTATCTGGTGGTGAATTTTATCGCCAATATCTTCACCTATCGCATGTGGCGCCCGGCGAAGATTTTTTCCTTTATGTTGCACCTTTCCCTGATATTGATTCTGATTGGTGCCATGGTAACCCGCTATTTCGGCTACGAGGGTATGATGCATATCCGCGAAGGCGAAACCGTCAGCCACATCCTTTCTACTGACACGTACGTGCAACTCCGCGTAGGTGACAAAGAAATCGACTGGCCCGTGCTTATCTCCCAGATGGGCTCAAACTCGTTCACCTATACGGAAAACATTGACGGCAAGGAATTTGCCGTGAGCTATATCAATCACAGCGGTGGGCGGCAGAAGCAACTCAGCGTTCGCGTCTCCTATAACGGAGAAGAGCGCACCTTCAACCTGGTGGGTGGCCAGGGCCTGGAAGGTATCCCCCAGCGCATTACCATCGGTGGTCTGAACGCGGTTCTGGCCTATGGCGCCAAGCCTCTGCCCTTGCCCTTTGGCCTGGAGCTGGAACGCTTTGCCCTGGATCGTTACCCCGGCTCCAACTCACCAGCGTCCTACTCCAGTTATGTCATTATTCATGATGAAGAGCTGGGAGCCCCCAAGCCATTCCATATCTACATGAACCATATTCTCGTCCATCAGGGATTCCGCTTCTACCAGTCCTCCTATGACACCGATGAACTGGGCACCTACCTTTCTGTTTCCAAAGACCCCGGCAAACTGCCCACCTATATCGGCTACTTTTTTCTGACCGTGGGACTGGCGGTCAGCCTCTTCATGCCCCAGGGCCGCTGCCGCATCCTCCTGCGCCAGCTTTCCACCGCCAAGGCCACCCAGACGGCTAAAGCAGCCGCTGTGGCACTCCTGGCTGGAGCCATGCTGGTTCTGAACCCTCTCTCCGTCCAGGCCTTCCCCGAATACGCCAATCAGGAAGACGCCGAGGCGCAGATACAAGAGGCGCAACCGGCTGCTGAACAGCAGCAACCGCCCCAGCAGCGCATGCAGCGCCAACGCCCCGTCATGCCGGTGCCTGACCAGTTTGACCTGCGCCACTCCCAGGAGTTTGGCAAGCTGCTGGTGCTCGACGCCGCCATTGGACGCATCAAGCCCATGGATACCTTCACCAGCGAATTGCTGTACAAGATTGCCCGCACCGTTACCCTGGAGGGCTTTACCCCCAATCAGGTGATCATGGGCATGATGGTTGATCCCTTTGCCTGGCAGTACATGGAGATGATCCGCGTGGAGCACCCCCAGCTGCGCCGCATTCTGGGCATCACCGACGATAACCAGCGCCGTACATCATTCGCCAGCTTCTTTGATGAGCGCGACCAATATGTTCTGCTGCCCTATGTGGAAGCGGCCTATCAGAAGGACCCTTCCCTGCGCAACACCTTTGACCGCGGCGTCATCACCGTCGATGAACGGGTCAGTATCGCCTATATGATTTACACGGGCATGCTGTGGAAGTTCTTCCCCCGCCAGGAGGGCACCACCAACACCTGGTACACCATTACCGAGGCTATGGAGCGCTTCCCCGAAGATCAGCGCCGTGAAGTCATGCGCCTCTACGGCAATTACTTCACCGCTGTGGAACAGGCCATTCAGTCCGGCAACTGGAGCAATGCCGACCGCTTTGTACAGGAAATCCGCCAGTACCAGCGCGATCATGATCCCACCGAAGCCATTCCCTCCGAAGCCGAAGTGAAGGCGGAACTGTTCCTGAACAAGTACAGTATCTTCAAGAACCTGATGCCCTACTTCCTCTTCGTGGGCCTTGCCTTCCTGGCCGGCGCTCTGGCACGTATGTTCATTCCAGTCAACAAGGGCAAAGGCAAAAAGAACCTGCTGGACAAATACTATCCCATGTTCCACAATCTGATGTTTGCTCTGGTGGCCCTGGGATTTGTGGCCTTTACCATTGGACTGGGTGTGCGCTGGTACGTTTCCGGTCACGCCCCCATGAGTAATGCCTATGAATCCATGATTTACATAGCCTGGTCTACCGTGCTGGCCGGTCTGGCTTTCCACCGCAAGCAGTACGCGGCGGCTCCGGCAGCTGCGGTCATGTGTGCCATTGCCCTCATGGTGGCCCACCTGAGCAACATGAACCCCCAGATCACCAACCTGGTGCCCGTACTCAAGTCCTACTGGCTCGTCTACCATGTGGCCGTTATTACCGCCAGCTATGGCTTCTTCGCCCTCAGCCTGCTGCTGGGTATGCTGGTACTGGTTATGTACGCCGTGCGCTCAGAAAAGCGTCCCCACCTGGATACCTCCATCAGGGACATGATGATCATTAACCGAATTTCCATGATCGTGGGCCTGGGCCTCTTTACCATCGGAAACTTCCTGGGTGCTGTCTGGGCCAATGAGTCATGGGGCCGCTACTGGGGTTGGGATCCCAAGGAAACCTGGTCACTCATCATCATCCTGATCTACGCACTGGTTATTCATATGGATATGATCCCCAAGCTCAAGAACAAATACTACTGGATTGCCATTGGCTCCGTGCTATCCTTCTCCACTGTGCTCATGACCTACTTCGGGGTGAACTTCTACCTCTCGGGGCTGCACTCCTACGCGGGGGGCGACCCCATGCCAATCCCAAGCTGGGTCTGGTACAGTCTGGTGGTCATCACGGCCCTGTTTGTGGTTTCCTATCCCAAGCGTGATGGCAAGATGCCCCTGGCGAGGGAGAGCTGA
- a CDS encoding radical SAM/SPASM domain-containing protein — MEFVPKWIAWESTERCNLSCIHCRCSSDMEKDLFHLDTARALELVDRIAEFCTPVFVLSGGEPLMRDDLFEIARHADSKGFRVCIATNGGLLTDAICEQMKATNIRMVSLSLDGSSAEVHDNFRQVPGSFDAVVRATKLLKSHGIPFLINSSFTKRNQHDIAATFRLAKELGAKAWYMFMIVPTGRGEDVMAELVAKEDYNEILRWHYEQEKQEEDAILMRPTCAPHYYRMVPQLNRESDTKLERRSLTFSTGGGKGCIAAQTICFIDARGNVKPCSYLPLSAGNILETPFQTIWEESQLFRDMRDFKSYKGRCGACEYVNVCGGCRARAYSVTGDYMDEEPFCDYVPLRLQ; from the coding sequence ATGGAATTCGTACCCAAGTGGATTGCCTGGGAGAGCACCGAGCGCTGCAACCTGTCGTGCATCCACTGCCGCTGCTCTTCCGATATGGAAAAGGACCTTTTCCACCTGGATACGGCCAGGGCCCTGGAGCTGGTGGATCGCATCGCTGAATTCTGCACTCCGGTCTTTGTGCTCAGCGGCGGCGAACCCCTTATGCGGGACGATCTCTTTGAGATCGCCCGCCACGCTGACAGTAAGGGCTTTCGCGTCTGCATCGCCACCAACGGTGGGCTGCTGACCGACGCCATCTGCGAGCAGATGAAAGCCACCAATATCCGCATGGTCTCCCTGAGCCTGGATGGTTCTTCAGCCGAAGTTCACGATAACTTCCGCCAGGTCCCCGGCTCCTTCGATGCGGTAGTGCGGGCAACCAAGCTGCTGAAGTCCCATGGCATTCCCTTCCTGATCAATTCCTCGTTCACCAAGCGCAATCAGCACGATATTGCCGCTACCTTCCGCCTGGCCAAAGAGCTGGGCGCGAAGGCGTGGTATATGTTCATGATTGTGCCCACGGGAAGAGGAGAAGATGTGATGGCTGAGTTGGTGGCCAAGGAGGACTACAACGAAATCCTGCGCTGGCACTATGAGCAGGAGAAGCAGGAAGAAGATGCTATCCTCATGCGCCCTACCTGCGCCCCCCATTACTACCGCATGGTGCCCCAGCTCAACCGTGAAAGCGATACCAAACTGGAGCGCCGCTCTCTGACTTTTTCCACGGGAGGAGGCAAGGGCTGTATCGCGGCCCAGACCATCTGCTTCATCGATGCCAGGGGCAATGTCAAGCCCTGCAGCTATCTGCCCCTGAGCGCTGGCAATATTCTGGAGACGCCTTTCCAGACAATCTGGGAGGAGTCGCAACTCTTCCGGGATATGCGCGACTTCAAGTCCTACAAGGGGCGCTGCGGAGCCTGTGAGTACGTCAATGTATGTGGCGGCTGCCGTGCCCGCGCCTACAGCGTCACCGGTGACTACATGGATGAAGAGCCATTTTGCGATTATGTGCCCCTGAGACTGCAATAG
- the hemE gene encoding uroporphyrinogen decarboxylase produces the protein MPNYDFINACYGKPVSRTPVWFMRQAGRYLPEYRAVRKNYSFLEMCKLPEVACEVTVQPIDIIGTDAAILFSDILVPFEPMGLDLAFNPAPVIANPIRTRQAVDSLRLDAAGEVTFVYDAIKLLKKELASRNVPLIGFSGAPFTLACYAVEGAGSKNYPTLKRMMYSDPALFSDLMRAFVVVTAEYLNNQIAAGADAIQIFDSWGGILSRQDYDHFVLPHMKSLMGQLNRSVPIIFFIGNNAHLLESQMSTGADVMGLDWRIPLDDARQRAGNLSVQGNLDPTLLFADQKLLKERVLDILGRNNGREGFIFNLGHGITPETPVDNVKMVVELVHEYPIN, from the coding sequence ATGCCAAATTACGATTTCATCAATGCCTGTTACGGCAAACCCGTCAGCCGCACCCCCGTGTGGTTCATGCGCCAGGCAGGCCGTTACCTGCCCGAATACCGCGCCGTGCGCAAGAACTACTCCTTCCTGGAAATGTGTAAACTGCCGGAGGTGGCCTGCGAGGTAACGGTCCAGCCCATTGATATCATCGGCACTGACGCCGCCATCCTCTTCTCGGATATCCTGGTTCCCTTCGAACCCATGGGCCTGGATCTGGCGTTCAATCCGGCACCGGTTATCGCCAACCCCATCCGGACCCGCCAGGCCGTAGACAGCCTGCGCCTGGATGCCGCCGGAGAAGTCACCTTTGTCTATGACGCCATCAAGCTGCTCAAGAAGGAGCTGGCCAGCCGCAATGTTCCGCTGATCGGCTTCAGCGGTGCTCCCTTCACCCTGGCCTGCTACGCCGTGGAAGGCGCTGGCAGCAAGAACTACCCCACCCTGAAGCGCATGATGTACAGCGACCCGGCCCTCTTCTCCGACCTGATGCGCGCCTTTGTGGTGGTCACCGCTGAGTATCTGAACAACCAGATCGCCGCTGGCGCCGATGCGATCCAGATCTTTGATTCCTGGGGCGGCATCCTCTCCCGCCAGGACTATGACCACTTCGTGCTGCCCCACATGAAGAGTCTGATGGGCCAGCTCAACCGCAGTGTGCCCATTATCTTCTTCATCGGCAACAACGCCCATCTGCTGGAATCTCAGATGTCCACGGGCGCTGATGTGATGGGACTGGACTGGCGCATCCCCCTGGATGACGCGCGCCAGCGTGCGGGAAATCTCTCCGTACAGGGTAACCTCGACCCCACCCTGCTCTTTGCAGACCAGAAGCTCCTGAAGGAGCGCGTGCTCGATATCCTGGGGCGCAACAACGGCCGCGAGGGCTTTATTTTCAACCTCGGCCACGGTATCACTCCGGAAACCCCTGTCGATAATGTCAAAATGGTTGTGGAACTGGTACACGAGTACCCCATTAACTGA
- the ccsA gene encoding cytochrome c biogenesis protein CcsA, translated as MVSALQHASFIAYLLSCIFFFRYISKDTQFTERAAYLFATCGLIFQLFPMAIIIRDAGYFPLENPLIMLSLFAACILVIFLIFSHQHRFAISGTFVMPLVAFAAASQLVMSEPHLGLPEALQSSLFTLHILLVTIAFSFFFLCACTAVFYLIMEDQLKNKKQGALFHRIPSIGSLIRLKNQALLWGFLSYTAGILVSLYWSTQLYGLSVLSGDPKVLVSFVTWLIYGSLYFTAKLGVMDPRQSSYAVIGSLFLIILALFGVGHIFPRNQL; from the coding sequence ATGGTCAGTGCCCTTCAGCATGCGAGCTTCATCGCCTATCTGCTCTCCTGTATCTTCTTCTTCCGCTATATCAGCAAAGATACGCAGTTCACAGAGCGGGCTGCATATCTTTTTGCCACCTGCGGGCTTATCTTCCAGCTCTTCCCCATGGCTATCATCATACGTGACGCGGGATACTTTCCCCTGGAAAATCCCCTGATAATGCTTTCGCTGTTTGCCGCCTGCATTCTGGTCATTTTCCTCATCTTCTCTCACCAGCACCGCTTCGCCATTTCCGGCACCTTTGTCATGCCCCTGGTCGCCTTTGCCGCCGCCAGCCAGCTGGTCATGAGTGAACCACACCTCGGCCTGCCTGAAGCCCTGCAGTCCTCCCTGTTCACCCTGCATATTCTCCTTGTGACCATTGCCTTTTCCTTTTTTTTCCTGTGTGCCTGTACCGCGGTGTTCTATCTGATCATGGAAGACCAGCTGAAAAATAAAAAACAGGGAGCCCTCTTCCATCGCATTCCCAGTATCGGCTCGCTGATCCGCCTGAAAAACCAGGCGCTGCTGTGGGGCTTTCTCAGCTATACCGCAGGAATTCTCGTCTCCCTCTACTGGAGCACCCAGCTCTACGGCCTCAGTGTGCTCAGCGGTGACCCCAAGGTTCTGGTCTCCTTTGTCACCTGGCTTATTTACGGATCGCTCTATTTCACTGCGAAACTGGGGGTCATGGATCCACGCCAGTCTTCGTACGCGGTCATCGGCTCCCTGTTCCTCATTATCCTGGCCCTTTTTGGCGTTGGACATATCTTCCCCCGGAACCAGCTATGA
- the hemA gene encoding glutamyl-tRNA reductase: MTLIALSFSYKSAPVEFRERLAFGPDTLQAIHSDPAALGLKEVVVVSTCNRVEIYGTSRDLEQTIEHIYSYLQSATQLELQSLESCAQLFTGADAVNHLFRVSSSLESMVLGEPQVLGQVKDAYRAARELQKLPQLEKLFIRAFKAAKRVRTETGIAQNAVSVSFAAVELARKIFEKLDEKQCMLIGAGEMCELAARHLASHGVRNFIVANRTLERAQRLATMFSGTACTLDKLEDYLHTCDIVICSTGAQEPVITKDMARRAIKKRGMENPMFFIDIAVPRDVEESVNDVPMAYRYDIDDLQEVVEENKRTRIHEKEKALGIIEHETAQYLQWLEVRDISQYIVAFRANAEGILANELEQSASKLSAEMRQEMERFGRRLMNKFLHAPSTNIKRLLSDDENSALYVETFKKLFDLERS; this comes from the coding sequence ATGACATTGATTGCATTAAGCTTCAGTTATAAATCCGCTCCCGTCGAATTCCGTGAACGCCTGGCTTTCGGCCCGGATACCCTGCAGGCCATCCACAGCGACCCAGCGGCTCTGGGCCTGAAAGAAGTGGTCGTCGTCTCCACCTGCAACCGCGTGGAAATTTATGGAACGTCCAGGGACCTTGAACAGACCATTGAACATATCTATTCCTACCTGCAATCGGCCACGCAGCTTGAACTCCAGAGTCTGGAGAGCTGCGCCCAGCTCTTCACCGGCGCCGATGCCGTCAACCACCTCTTCCGGGTCAGCTCTTCCCTGGAATCCATGGTGCTGGGCGAGCCCCAGGTGCTGGGGCAGGTCAAGGATGCCTACCGTGCGGCCCGCGAACTGCAGAAGCTGCCACAGCTGGAAAAGCTCTTTATCAGAGCGTTCAAAGCCGCCAAGCGGGTGCGTACCGAAACCGGCATTGCCCAGAACGCGGTCAGTGTCTCCTTTGCCGCCGTTGAACTGGCCCGCAAGATCTTTGAAAAACTTGATGAAAAGCAGTGCATGCTTATCGGAGCTGGCGAAATGTGTGAGCTGGCCGCCCGCCATCTGGCATCCCACGGTGTCAGAAACTTCATTGTCGCCAACCGAACATTGGAACGAGCCCAGCGACTGGCCACCATGTTCAGCGGCACCGCCTGCACACTGGACAAGCTGGAAGACTATCTGCACACCTGCGATATCGTCATCTGCTCCACCGGCGCCCAGGAACCCGTCATTACCAAAGATATGGCCCGACGCGCCATTAAAAAGCGGGGCATGGAAAACCCCATGTTCTTTATCGATATCGCGGTACCCCGTGATGTGGAGGAATCGGTCAACGACGTTCCCATGGCCTATCGCTACGATATTGACGACCTGCAGGAAGTGGTGGAAGAAAACAAGCGCACCCGCATTCACGAAAAAGAGAAGGCCCTGGGCATAATTGAACATGAAACCGCCCAGTACCTCCAGTGGCTTGAAGTTCGCGACATAAGTCAGTATATTGTAGCCTTTCGCGCCAACGCGGAAGGTATTCTCGCCAACGAGCTTGAACAAAGCGCCAGCAAACTCTCTGCCGAAATGCGTCAGGAGATGGAGCGCTTCGGTCGACGCCTGATGAACAAGTTTCTTCACGCTCCTTCGACCAACATCAAGCGTTTGCTCAGCGATGATGAAAACAGTGCCCTCTATGTGGAAACCTTTAAAAAACTCTTTGATCTGGAGCGTTCATGA
- the hemC gene encoding hydroxymethylbilane synthase has product MKIVIGTRASQLALWQAEHIKAELESRWDDVQVELKKIITKGDKILDSPLAKVGGKGLFVKEIENELIDGTIDIAVHSMKDVPTEFPEGLELFAITEREDPRDAFISRNGKSMAELGQQKDVTIGTSSLRRQAQLLTLYPHWNIVSIRGNVQTRLKRMEERQMDGIILAAAGMKRLELEHLVKEYIAPEVMIPAIGQGALGLEVRSADTALKERLEFLRHPVTTQCVLAERALLRTMEGGCQVPIGAYAVPKENGSVFLNALVASVDGKEVVKGQLEGNNPEELGVTLANQMLNSGARAILSVVYHNN; this is encoded by the coding sequence ATGAAGATAGTTATCGGAACTCGAGCCAGCCAGCTGGCCCTGTGGCAGGCTGAGCACATCAAGGCCGAGCTGGAAAGCCGCTGGGACGATGTACAGGTGGAGCTGAAAAAAATCATCACCAAAGGCGATAAGATCCTCGACTCTCCCCTGGCCAAAGTCGGTGGCAAGGGACTCTTCGTCAAGGAAATCGAAAATGAGCTCATCGACGGTACCATTGATATTGCCGTACACTCCATGAAGGACGTTCCCACCGAATTTCCCGAAGGCCTTGAGCTTTTTGCCATAACCGAGCGCGAAGATCCCCGCGACGCCTTTATCAGCCGCAATGGCAAGAGCATGGCCGAACTGGGACAGCAGAAGGACGTCACCATCGGCACCAGCAGCCTGCGCCGTCAGGCCCAGCTGCTGACCCTCTATCCCCACTGGAATATCGTCTCCATCCGGGGCAATGTGCAGACCCGCCTCAAGCGCATGGAAGAGCGCCAGATGGACGGAATAATCCTGGCCGCCGCCGGTATGAAACGCCTCGAGCTGGAGCACCTGGTCAAAGAGTACATCGCTCCGGAAGTCATGATTCCCGCCATTGGCCAGGGCGCCCTCGGCCTGGAGGTGCGAAGCGCCGACACCGCCCTGAAGGAGCGACTGGAGTTCCTCAGACACCCGGTCACCACCCAGTGCGTTCTGGCCGAGCGGGCATTGCTGCGTACCATGGAGGGAGGCTGCCAGGTGCCCATCGGGGCATATGCTGTTCCAAAGGAGAATGGCAGCGTTTTCCTGAACGCCCTGGTTGCCAGCGTAGATGGCAAAGAAGTGGTCAAGGGGCAGCTGGAGGGGAATAACCCTGAAGAGCTGGGGGTCACCCTGGCCAATCAGATGCTCAACAGTGGCGCACGGGCAATTCTGTCCGTGGTCTATCATAACAATTGA
- a CDS encoding thioredoxin family protein, protein MKNVLAILSLLAVLLLISGCGADRSEPGISMAHEVEAALASGMPVLLDFGGDGCPTCVQMKPTVYRTITDYQDTLRVVMVDTNVDRQLSAEYRVRAIPTYVFIDPSGREIDRHIGFMEASAFDRKVQEFIQRAHR, encoded by the coding sequence GTGAAAAACGTACTCGCAATACTGAGTCTGCTTGCAGTTCTCCTGCTCATAAGCGGCTGTGGTGCTGATCGCTCGGAACCCGGCATCAGCATGGCCCACGAAGTGGAGGCAGCCCTGGCTTCCGGCATGCCCGTTCTGCTTGATTTTGGCGGCGATGGCTGCCCAACCTGTGTACAGATGAAGCCCACCGTCTATCGCACGATCACCGACTACCAGGACACGCTGCGCGTCGTGATGGTAGACACCAATGTGGATCGCCAGCTCTCGGCGGAATATCGCGTTCGCGCTATTCCCACCTATGTCTTCATTGACCCCAGCGGAAGGGAGATCGACCGGCACATCGGGTTTATGGAAGCCAGTGCCTTCGACCGTAAAGTACAGGAATTTATTCAGCGGGCACATCGCTGA